A genomic stretch from Aedes albopictus strain Foshan chromosome 2, AalbF5, whole genome shotgun sequence includes:
- the LOC109421263 gene encoding zinc finger protein Xfin isoform X2 → MDLQAIKTEPEEFRKNPYPVCRLCLSEGELADVFDEEGLNQLVLDLLSITVYLDDPISQSVCGVCRIRIFEFYQFRTRCQEVQTVLQSWLQSTIQQEATNLEQVKRNQSSEICNAETNPLQCEVCQKLFKKRKLLICHRNIHRPRKHTCTICSKLFARRQQLLRHMTLVHPKEPGTTDNTIFESREEIVAVINVSEQKQQTKYNAEAQNEESLQDTKGGVTSEIYYEPTSSSHAADGKGMNIERNELQCDICFKMFKLRQTMRAHRKNIHGIKNLICPICERPFALRFSLERHILSHQSVEERQRSAPDIARSFKCVTCDKTFKGNSGLLQHQKKVHGPRCHECHICNFRFTMRNKLEQHIKVHTRDRDSKEDFRLFQTQQMQPKEAFSTVNADVEGEPKSMNIGNEYKQNTASDPASLIECEKCQKTFKTQKSLWLHYKFTHKPKKFKCSICSEFFASNKKLEEHILTKHNQEDSTLKSQKCPFCDKVFLSVGQLNSHVLNHGPRKHCCTVCSKTFTKLRNLKKHMKCHVDSKDDNISQETQNAYTSEFPQPSESQLAENSSEYQSSLKEGDSLFEAEEFKIEPE, encoded by the exons ATGGATTTGCAAGCAATCAAAACTGAACCGGAAGAGTTCAGAAAGAACCCCTATCCAGTTTGCCGCCTATGTCTGAGCGAAGGAGAACTTGCCGATGTATTCGATGAAGAAGGACTGAATCAATTGGTGTTGGATTTGCTTTCGATAACG GTGTACCTCGATGATCCCATTAGCCAATCTGTATGTGGTGTTTGCCGTATACGAATATTTGAATTCTATCAGTTCCGGACCCGTTGCCAGGAAGTGCAAACTGTGCTTCAATCCTGGCTACAATCTACGATTCAGCAAGAGGCGACCAATCTTGAACAAGTAAAAAGAAATCAATCATCTGAAATATGCAATGCTGAAACCAATCCACTGCAATGTGAAGTATGTCAGAAGTTGTTTAAAAAGAGGAAGCTGTTGATCTGCCATAGGAATATCCATCGGCCCAGGAAGCACACGTGCACAATTTGTAGCAAACTTTTCGCAAGACG TCAACAGTTGTTAAGACATATGACGTTAGTTCACCCAAAGGAACCTGGAACGACCGATAATACAATATTTGAATCGCGTGAAGAAATTGTTGCAGTAATCAATGTCTCAGAACAGAAGCAGCAAACGAAATATAACGCAGAAGCACAGAatgaggaatcactacaggacaCGAAAGGCGGAGTTACGAGCGAAATCTATTACGAACCAACCTCTTCCAGTCATGCGGCTGATGGAAAAGGGATGAATATCGAGAGAAACGAACTGCAATGTGATATATGTTTCAAGATGTTCAAGCTAAGGCAAACCATGAGGGCGCACAGGAAGAATATTCATGGAATAAAGAATCTCATTTGTCCGATTTGTGAACGACCATTCGCATTACG ATTCTCACTAGAAAGACATATATTGAGTCATCAGTCTGTTGAAGAACGCCAGCGATCTGCGCCAGACATTGCAAGATCGTTCAAGTGTGTTACATGCGACAAGACATTCAAAGGCAATTCAGGGCTCTTGCAACACCAGAAAAAAGTGCATGGACCAAGGTGCCATGAGTGTCATATTTGCAACTTTCGATTCACTATGCG CAACAAACTTGAGCAGCACATCAAGGTGCATACTCGAGACCGCGACAGTAAGGAAGACTTTCGATTGTTTCAAACTCAACAGATGCAACCGAAAGAAGCTTTCTCAACCGTTAATGCAGATGTTGAAGGCGAGCCGAAAAGTATGAATATCGGGAATGAATACAAACAAAATACCGCATCCGACCCAGCTTCATTAATAGAGTGCGAAAAATGCCAGAAGACATTCAAAACACAGAAATCGCTGTGGTTACACTACAAATTTACACATAAGCCGAAAAAGTTTAAATGCTCTATTTGCAGTGAATTTTTCGCATCGAA CAAAAAGTTGGAGGAGCATATCCTAACAAAGCATAACCAAGAAGATAGCACTCTAAAATCCCAGAAATGTCCATTTTGTGATAAAGTGTTCCTATCAGTAGGTCAGCTGAACAGTCATGTACTGAATCATGGACCGCGAAAACACTGCTGCACGGTTTGCAGCAAAACATTCACAAAACT GCGGAACTTGAAAAAACATATGAAGTGTCATGTAGACTCGAAGGACGATAATATTTCTCAGGAGACTCAGAATGCATACACTAGTGAATTCCCACAACCCTCTGAAAG TCAACTTGCGGAAAACAGCTCTGAATACCAGTCCAGCCTCAAAGAGGGCGACAGTCTTTTTGAAGCAGAAGAATTCAAAATCGAGCCAGAATAG
- the LOC115265191 gene encoding zinc finger protein 484 codes for MSQAICGVCRMRIVEFQHFRMRCQEVQGILKSTIKRNDDRSLQSEMQSSVAKLECPSESALATNEDVEKDAGVGPVGIHDIIVLEAVKIEPLDDCEETSEILLNKKVIESNYNDENQAFEPNSERTLSAFAQSAQTKNDSDNTTSHRCSLCHKVYQTEQKLGFHLKSAHGSKDHKCPICGVRFPRLKNLRKHQCTEKHLNSLKSTCSKTYTLREKIQKRSKTDHTELQTTDCVSKSDRTKESKLHKTQAHKDSPELEKKTSAKNDTDQRSTITSSDYTCTTCDRSFQRKDQLKNHLRSHQEYVVEDLSIDMEAIRLSLLSRLSIQLPGLDGIAQTAEETVHQCKICWKQLKSHQRLNSHMKNHQPKQHMCKHCGFSCSRRYSLQ; via the exons ATGAGTCAAGCCATATGCGGTGTTTGTCGAATGCGAATCGTAGAGTTTCAACACTTCCGAATGCGCTGCCAGGAAGTTCAGGGCATTTTGAAATCAACGATCAAAAGGAATGACGATAGATCACTTCAATCTGAGATGCAGAGTTCTGTAGCGAAATTGGAGTGTCCTTCAGAATCAGCTTTGGCCACTAATGAGGATGTGGAGAAGGATGCTGGTGTGGGACCAGTTGGGATTCATGATATAATTGTTTTGGAAGCAGTGAAAATCGAACCTTTAGATGATTGTGAAGAAACGTCTGAAATACTACTAAACAAAAAAGTGATTGAATCAAACTACAATGATGAAAATCAAGCTTTTGAGCCAAATTCAGAGCGCACTTTATCAGCTTTTGCACAAAGTGCCCAGACGAAGAATGACAGTGACAATACAACATCACATCGATGTAGCTTATGCCATAAGGTTTATCAGACTGAACAAAAACTTGGATTTCATCTTAAATCAGCACATGGATCTAAAGACCACAAGTGTCCCATCTGTGGAGTTCGTTTCCCTAGACT GAAAAATTTAAGGAAACACCAGTGCACCGAGAAACATTTGAACTCATTGAAGAGCACGTGTAGCAAAACATACACTTTAcgtgaaaaaatacaaaaaagatcgaaaactgaTCATACTGAATTACAAACAACAGACTGTGTTTCAAAATCGGATAGAACCAAAGAATCAAAGTTGCATAAAACTCAGGCACATAAAGATTCACCCGAATTAGAAAAAAAGACTTCTGCGAAGAATGACACAGATCAGAGAAGCACCATAACCAGCAGCGACTATACCTGTACAACGTGTGATCGTTCATTCCAACGGAAAGATCAACTCAAAAACCATTTGAGAAGTCACCAGGAATACGTTGTCGAGGATCTTTCGATTGACATGGAAGCAATTCGTTTGTCTCTACTGAGCAGATTATCGATCCAGTTGCCCGGCCTTGATGGTATTGCACAAACTGCCGAGGAAACCGTCCACCAATGCAAGATATGTTGGAAACAACTTAAGTCACATCAACGACTAAACAGCCACATGAAGAATCATCAACCTAAGCAACACATGTGCAAACATTGTGGATTTTCGTGTAGTCGAAG ATACAGTTTGCaatag
- the LOC109421263 gene encoding PR domain zinc finger protein 15 isoform X1 produces MDLQAIKTEPEEFRKNPYPVCRLCLSEGELADVFDEEGLNQLVLDLLSITVYLDDPISQSVCGVCRIRIFEFYQFRTRCQEVQTVLQSWLQSTIQQEATNLEQVKRNQSSEICNAETNPLQCEVCQKLFKKRKLLICHRNIHRPRKHTCTICSKLFARRQQLLRHMTLVHPKEPGTTDNTIFESREEIVAVINVSEQKQQTKYNAEAQNEESLQDTKGGVTSEIYYEPTSSSHAADGKGMNIERNELQCDICFKMFKLRQTMRAHRKNIHGIKNLICPICERPFALRFCFRFSLERHILSHQSVEERQRSAPDIARSFKCVTCDKTFKGNSGLLQHQKKVHGPRCHECHICNFRFTMRNKLEQHIKVHTRDRDSKEDFRLFQTQQMQPKEAFSTVNADVEGEPKSMNIGNEYKQNTASDPASLIECEKCQKTFKTQKSLWLHYKFTHKPKKFKCSICSEFFASNKKLEEHILTKHNQEDSTLKSQKCPFCDKVFLSVGQLNSHVLNHGPRKHCCTVCSKTFTKLRNLKKHMKCHVDSKDDNISQETQNAYTSEFPQPSESQLAENSSEYQSSLKEGDSLFEAEEFKIEPE; encoded by the exons ATGGATTTGCAAGCAATCAAAACTGAACCGGAAGAGTTCAGAAAGAACCCCTATCCAGTTTGCCGCCTATGTCTGAGCGAAGGAGAACTTGCCGATGTATTCGATGAAGAAGGACTGAATCAATTGGTGTTGGATTTGCTTTCGATAACG GTGTACCTCGATGATCCCATTAGCCAATCTGTATGTGGTGTTTGCCGTATACGAATATTTGAATTCTATCAGTTCCGGACCCGTTGCCAGGAAGTGCAAACTGTGCTTCAATCCTGGCTACAATCTACGATTCAGCAAGAGGCGACCAATCTTGAACAAGTAAAAAGAAATCAATCATCTGAAATATGCAATGCTGAAACCAATCCACTGCAATGTGAAGTATGTCAGAAGTTGTTTAAAAAGAGGAAGCTGTTGATCTGCCATAGGAATATCCATCGGCCCAGGAAGCACACGTGCACAATTTGTAGCAAACTTTTCGCAAGACG TCAACAGTTGTTAAGACATATGACGTTAGTTCACCCAAAGGAACCTGGAACGACCGATAATACAATATTTGAATCGCGTGAAGAAATTGTTGCAGTAATCAATGTCTCAGAACAGAAGCAGCAAACGAAATATAACGCAGAAGCACAGAatgaggaatcactacaggacaCGAAAGGCGGAGTTACGAGCGAAATCTATTACGAACCAACCTCTTCCAGTCATGCGGCTGATGGAAAAGGGATGAATATCGAGAGAAACGAACTGCAATGTGATATATGTTTCAAGATGTTCAAGCTAAGGCAAACCATGAGGGCGCACAGGAAGAATATTCATGGAATAAAGAATCTCATTTGTCCGATTTGTGAACGACCATTCGCATTACG tttttgtttcaGATTCTCACTAGAAAGACATATATTGAGTCATCAGTCTGTTGAAGAACGCCAGCGATCTGCGCCAGACATTGCAAGATCGTTCAAGTGTGTTACATGCGACAAGACATTCAAAGGCAATTCAGGGCTCTTGCAACACCAGAAAAAAGTGCATGGACCAAGGTGCCATGAGTGTCATATTTGCAACTTTCGATTCACTATGCG CAACAAACTTGAGCAGCACATCAAGGTGCATACTCGAGACCGCGACAGTAAGGAAGACTTTCGATTGTTTCAAACTCAACAGATGCAACCGAAAGAAGCTTTCTCAACCGTTAATGCAGATGTTGAAGGCGAGCCGAAAAGTATGAATATCGGGAATGAATACAAACAAAATACCGCATCCGACCCAGCTTCATTAATAGAGTGCGAAAAATGCCAGAAGACATTCAAAACACAGAAATCGCTGTGGTTACACTACAAATTTACACATAAGCCGAAAAAGTTTAAATGCTCTATTTGCAGTGAATTTTTCGCATCGAA CAAAAAGTTGGAGGAGCATATCCTAACAAAGCATAACCAAGAAGATAGCACTCTAAAATCCCAGAAATGTCCATTTTGTGATAAAGTGTTCCTATCAGTAGGTCAGCTGAACAGTCATGTACTGAATCATGGACCGCGAAAACACTGCTGCACGGTTTGCAGCAAAACATTCACAAAACT GCGGAACTTGAAAAAACATATGAAGTGTCATGTAGACTCGAAGGACGATAATATTTCTCAGGAGACTCAGAATGCATACACTAGTGAATTCCCACAACCCTCTGAAAG TCAACTTGCGGAAAACAGCTCTGAATACCAGTCCAGCCTCAAAGAGGGCGACAGTCTTTTTGAAGCAGAAGAATTCAAAATCGAGCCAGAATAG